Below is a genomic region from Persicimonas caeni.
GTGCCGCCGATGTCGAGGATAAGTGGCTCGAGGCGAGCGACGACCCGGTGCTGACCTACACGCTCGCCCTGACCCACTATCGGCAGGGCTCGGAGAAGCAACTGGAGAACGTCATCGAGTTGCTCGAGGACCAGGAGAGCTGGCCGGCGCCGATGCAGGGCGCCGTCGAGAACCTCTGGGGGGCCACGCTGATCGCTCAGGCCAAGCCCGACGAAGGCATCGAGCACCTCGAGAAGGCCAAGAAGCTCGACCTGACGAGCCCCGCGGCGCCTTTCAACTTGATGCGCGCCTATCAGATGAAGAATGACGGTTCGGCCGCCTCGGCCGCGCTCGACGAGGCCATCTCGGTCAATCTGGACTCGGTGCGCACTCACCTCGAGCTCGAGCGGCGCGACGTCAACAGCTTCTTGCTCGTCGAGCCGCTGGCTGCCGAGTTGTTCGTCCAGCGCCATCGTGAGCGCGCCTCCGAGCAGGTCTCGCTGGTCTCGCCGGTTTGGGCCGCCCTTGCCGGCCCGAAGCTTCCGCTCGACCGCGCCCCCTTGCTCGGCATCATCGGTGTACTGATCGCCCTGGCCTCGCTGCCCCTGTACTTGTCTGGCCGCGCCAGCAGCCCCTGCCCCAAATGCGGACTGGCGCGCGACCCTGAGGACGCGCCCAAGACGGGCAACCACCGCTACTGCCTGCCCTGCTATCACACGTTTGTGTCGGGGGCGTCCCTCGCCTACGAAGCCCGCGTTCATAATGAGCGCGTGCTCGGGCGTCGTGAGCGCTTCCAGGACGTGATGCGCCGCGTCTTGTCGGTGGTGGTGCCCGGCACCGGTCACAGCCAAGCCGGCCACGGGCTCGGTGGCTTTGTGATCACGTTGCTCACGGCGTTCGGGGTCTTCGTGTTGCTCCGACCGATGGGCATCTGGCGACCTCCCTACGAATTGTTCAGCGAAAACTGGGCCGCTCAGCAGTCAATCGCTTGGCTGCTAGTCTCCATCGGCGCGTTCTTCGCGCTGACGGCGGCACTGCGGGGCGTGAGCCCCACCGAGACCACGAATCGTACCAGCAACAAGCGAGGCATCGATGAGTGAGCAACCACCACGTCGACCCGAGGGTCGAGCCGGAGGCGAAGCCGGCGCCAAGCAAAGCAGCGGCTTCGGAGCAGTGGTCTTGCACCACACGGTCACCGCGTTGATGCTCGCCTTGATTCTGGCGCTGGGCGTCTGGGCCTACCTGACCTTTCGGAAGACCAGCTTCTTCGAGGCCCCCGACGACGAGGCCAACACGAGGGTCGAGGCGCACGCATTGCAGGCGCAGCTGCAGCGTATCCGCTTTGGCTTGGGTGTTTACTTTCGCTTCGACGGGCGCTATCCCGCAGCGCTGGAAGAGTTGGTCGAGCGCGGATTGTTGCTCCCGTCCGATTTGTACTATCCTTCGGGAACGGCACGATACGACTACCAGCGCACCGCGAGCGGCTATACGCTCGAGCTGGCGTCATCACAGTAGCTCGCCCGACCCTTCCTCCGCTCGAGCGCGTGGAGTGCACGGGCCGAGGTACATGAAGTAATCAGAGCACCCTATCGAGGATAGACACTTTGGAGGAGATCGTTCGAGAGACCATCGAGTTCGAAGAATCTGACGTCGCACGGTTCATCTACGGCAGACGCGATGCCAACCTGCGCATTCTTGAAGAGGAACTCGAGGTCGAAATCGGCGCACGCGGTAACGAGGCCACCATTTCGGGCAGTCCGCCCGACGTCAAAATGGCCCGCCGGGTGTTGCGCGAGATCTACGAGTTGGGCAAGAAGGGCTTTCCTATCAGCGAGACCGACGTGGGGCGCGCCGTACAGGTGCTGACCAACTCCCCGCAGGCCTCGCTGGTCGATATCTTCACCGACACTGTTTTCGTCTCGTCGAATAACAAGGTGATTGCGCCCAAGGGGCTCAACCAGAAGCGCTACGTTGACGCCATCCGCCGCAACGACATCGTCTTTGGAGTCGGGCCGGCGGGCACGGGTAAGACTTACCTGGCCATGGCGATGGCGCTCAACGCCTACTTCGACAAAGAAATCAAACGCATCATCCTGGTGCGACCGGCGGTCGAGGCCGGCGAGAAGCTGGGCTTTCTGCCTGGCGACCTCGCCGAGAAGGTCAACCCGTATTTGCGCCCGCTCTACGACGCCATCCACGACATGGTTGACCAAGACCGCGCCGAGCGCATGATCGAGCACGGTGCCGTCGAGGTTGCGCCGCTTGCGTTCATGCGCGGGCGAACCCTCAACGACGCCTTCATCATTTTGGACGAGGCGCAGAACTCGACCTCCGAGCAGATGAAGATGTTTCTGACGCGCATCGGTTTTGGCTCTCAGGCGGTGATTACAGGAGATATCACCCAGATCGACCTGCCCTCGCGCAAAATGAGCGGCTTGGTGCAGGCCGAGCGGATCTTGGCGAATATCGACGGGATCGATTTCTGCTACTTCACCGAAGTCGACGTGGTGCGCCACCCGTTGGTGCAGAAGATCATCACCGCCTACGATCGCGACCAGCGCTAAGCCCTGTAGGGGCTGAGGACGAAATGTCGTCCCTGGCCCTTTTGTTCTTTTGGGAGCGGGTAAGTTGCCGCTTGGCACGAAGTGAACTCGCCAGCAATGGTATATTCCCGCTATAGTAACCCCACCGACGAGGCAGCCGAACCCTCGGTGGAGGCCGGTCGACGCACGACCGGCTGGGCCACAGGTCCTTGGCCATGCCAATGAGCCCGTGGCATTCGGTACTCTGAGCACGGACGTTCTCTATGCCAAAAAGCACGCAGTCATCGAAGAGCGTGTTTTCGCCGTCCAGCGGAACGAAGGGGACGCGGCTGGAGAGGTTGTTGCGCCACCCGCTGGTCCAATTCGTGGCCTTCGGCGTCTTCGTCGCCGCCCTCGTCGCGATTGTCACCGCAAGCTTCGACGTGAGCGGCCCGTCCGTTCAGGAGAAGTCCATCGGCGAGGTCGCCCCGAGCGATATCAAGGCGACGCGCGACTTCACTTACACCGAGCCCGACGTCGCTGCGACCAACGCGCTGCGCGAGCGGGTCGCCAAATCTGTCCCTCCGGTCTTCGACTGGCAGGAGGGCATGGCCGACCAGGTGCGTGAGCGCATCGACAAGGCGTTTGCCTCGATGCGCACTGCCCTCGCCGAGCGCGCCCAGGTCCACTTGCAGGCCAACCGGCCGCAGGTCTACGAACGCATCGACAAGGAAACCTCGGGCACCGATGCCGTCTCCGCCTGGCTCGAGCCGATGTCTCAGGAGCGTCTGATCTCGTGGTCCCACGAGTTGCGGGCCGAGAAGTTCGACCCCTACCTCGACACCGAACTTTCAGAGGCGAGCTTCGAGACGTTCGCACGCGAAGGCTTCTCGGAGCGCACGGAGAACGCGCTCGAGAACGTCGTGGGCCGTGTGTTGTCGAATATGATCGTGCCCGACATGGGCCTGATTGACGAGCAGCAAGACCGCGGCATCTACCTGCGACGTCTGCGCGGCGACAAACTCCTCATCGAGTACCATATCACCGACGTCCACGAGCGCTTTGTGCCGATGGCGCGTACGGACAACCTCGTCCAGCGCGCCGTCGACCAGGTGCTGTCACCGGAGCGAAATCGGCAGTTTCGTCGAGCCATTCTCTCGGCGGCCTCTGCGCTCGTTCGACCCAATACTACCTACAACGAGTCGAAGACCGTCGAGAAGCGCGATGCCGCGCGCGAGGCAGTCTCCGACGTGGTCATTCGCGAGGAGTTTCGCAAGGGCCAGATCGTCGTCGAGAAAGGCCACATCATCACCGAGCGTCACTATCGCATCATCGATAAGATGCTCGAGGAAGACACCTACATCAACCGCACCCAGATCATCGCCGGCATCACGCTGCTGGTGTTGCTTCTGGTGGTGACTTTCTATGTGTTCGGGCGCAAGAACGTGCGCCATTTCCGGCCGACCACCAAGGATATCGTCTTTATGGCGACGAGCTTGGTGCTGATGCTCTCGTTGACGTGGCTGTTGAGTTTGTTGTTCCACGCGGTCGCCGAGCAATCCGATTGGGGACCGGCCTCCACGTGGTACTTCTTGGTGCCGGTCGCCGCCGGCGGCATGCTCATCCGGCTGGTCTTGAACAACGAGCACGCCATCGTCTTTACTATCGTCTTCGCCGCGCTGGTGGGACTGGTCACCGGTAGCTCGCTCTACATGATGACTTATACCCTGGTGGGCGCGCTCGTCGGTATCGGCGCCGTCCAGCAGGTCAAACACCGCATGGCCCTGATGTGGTCGGGACTCGCCGTCGGTGCGGTCAACGTGGCCGCTGTCGTCGCCTTTATTTTGCTCGACGGTGAGCTCTTCCAGATCGAGACGCTGCGAACGGCCTTCTTCGCCTTTGCGAGTGGCGTCACGAGCGGTTTCTTCGTGTTGGCGGTGCTCCCTCTCTTCGAGACGGTGTTCGGCTACACCACCGACATCAAGCTCTTGGAGCTCGCCAACCTGAACCACCCGCTTTTGCGCGAGCTCATCATCCGAGCGCCCGGCTCATATCACCACAGCATGATGGTCGGCTCGCTAAGCGAGGCTGCGGCCGAATCCGTCGGTGCGAACCCCTTGCTCTGCCGTGTAGGCTCCTACTACCACGACATCGGCAAGGCGAAGAACCCGCAGTACTTTGCTGAAAACCAAAAGGTCGGCGAGAACCCGCACGACAAGCTCAAGCCCAACATGAGCGCGTTGATCATCAAGGCACACGTCAAAGACGGCCTCGAGATGGCGCGCCAGCACCGTCTGCCCAGGGAGATCCAAGACTTTATCGCCCAGCACCACGGCACGAGCCTGATCGCGTTCTTCTATCACAAAGCCAAACAGATGGAGGATCCCGATATCCCGGAGGTCGACGAGAAGGACTACCGGTATCCCGGGCCCAAGCCCCAGAGCCGCGAGACGGCCATTTGCATGCTCGCTGACGGCATCGAAGCCGCCAGCCGTGCATTGCCGAACCCGTCGCCGGCGCGTCTCAAGGGCCTCGTGCAGAAGATGATCAACAAGGCGTTCACCGACGGTCAGCTCGATGAGTGTGATCTTACGCTCAAAGACCTGAACTCCATCGCCAAGGCGTTCACCCGGATCTTGACGGGCATCTATCACCACCGCCCGGAGTATCCCGAGCAAGCGCCACGTCGCCCGGCGCGTCCCGAGCCGCAAGAGCCCGCAGCCGAGGACACGCAGCGCACACCGCCGGCCCGAGGACGTCGTGGCTCCGGCGCTCAAAAGGCAGCCCCTGCCCCCGAGCCGCCCAAGGCGGAGACGTCGCTTGCAGACGTGAGCTCGGACGTGTGGGAGATTACGAAAGAAAAAGTCGAATCGATGCAAAAGGAAACCGATGCCGGTCGAAGTGGCGATTCAGGGAAAGGCGAGCGTGCACCCAAAGGTGCAGAGTCTGCATCAAATGATAGTGACGAAGGCCGCGAGTCACTTCCGCGCCTTGGGACTAACTGATCCCGAACTGTCGGTTGTGCTGACCGACAACGCGCAGATCGAGCAACTCAATGCCCAGTGGCGCCACGAAGACAAACCGACAGACGTTCTGTCGTTCCCCCTTCACGAACCCGCTGAGCCTGGGCAACTCGAAGACGATGTCTTCGCCCTCGGCGACATTGTCATCAGCGTGGAGTACGCGGAAAAACTCGTCGAGACCCAAGACCACCATCAGCGTGTCGCGCAGGAACTGGGCGTGCCCGCCGAGGAGTTGTCTTGGGAACTGGCCGATGAGGTTCATTTTCTGCTGATCCATGGCCTGCTGCACTTGGTCGGTTACGACCACGCAACCGAGCAAGAAGAACGCCAGATGAAGGCGCAGGAGAAGAAGCTGTGGCAGGCAGCCCAATAAGCTAAAGCGATACATTAATGAAATTGAAGGTTCTTGTTTGGATGGTGCTGGCGTGTATCTGCCTGGGCACCGCCTGCCGTAGCCTGCCCGAGCCCCCTGAAGAGCGTGCCCTCTACATCGATTTGCGCCAAGTCGTCGAGACGCGCGAGCGTGGGGAGTGGATCCTCGACGAGAAAGAACTCGAGGAGGCGCGGCCCAAGGCAA
It encodes:
- a CDS encoding tetratricopeptide repeat protein, whose product is MNQRQTSEGGAPAVAERIGCGLAAILFVLAVLLPSASFAQDLDPEMEEALANMDADTTVYEKTPVPASSVDKVNLDVHWRLWKRVFSSGKLGIEELEALMNDAVSIGYRNLPDYATAVYSMTASKVASGELEVRDASKLYEMARKLAPDIPYPELAYSAHLARNNLGRMPAIVGSYHRGVRKGFIWLDSRMAWELKIIAFALLAAMVALLSFLLAQLLRYFGIVAYDCARFLPKGFSSNQTVILIVALVVVPGLLMRSPLVSMLILLAILSLVQRINERIVTVLLFGALIALPAIDARMSEQLTWPESASQSLMHAQYLHCDAPCAADVEDKWLEASDDPVLTYTLALTHYRQGSEKQLENVIELLEDQESWPAPMQGAVENLWGATLIAQAKPDEGIEHLEKAKKLDLTSPAAPFNLMRAYQMKNDGSAASAALDEAISVNLDSVRTHLELERRDVNSFLLVEPLAAELFVQRHRERASEQVSLVSPVWAALAGPKLPLDRAPLLGIIGVLIALASLPLYLSGRASSPCPKCGLARDPEDAPKTGNHRYCLPCYHTFVSGASLAYEARVHNERVLGRRERFQDVMRRVLSVVVPGTGHSQAGHGLGGFVITLLTAFGVFVLLRPMGIWRPPYELFSENWAAQQSIAWLLVSIGAFFALTAALRGVSPTETTNRTSNKRGIDE
- the ybeY gene encoding rRNA maturation RNase YbeY; amino-acid sequence: MIVTKAASHFRALGLTDPELSVVLTDNAQIEQLNAQWRHEDKPTDVLSFPLHEPAEPGQLEDDVFALGDIVISVEYAEKLVETQDHHQRVAQELGVPAEELSWELADEVHFLLIHGLLHLVGYDHATEQEERQMKAQEKKLWQAAQ
- a CDS encoding HD family phosphohydrolase — its product is MPKSTQSSKSVFSPSSGTKGTRLERLLRHPLVQFVAFGVFVAALVAIVTASFDVSGPSVQEKSIGEVAPSDIKATRDFTYTEPDVAATNALRERVAKSVPPVFDWQEGMADQVRERIDKAFASMRTALAERAQVHLQANRPQVYERIDKETSGTDAVSAWLEPMSQERLISWSHELRAEKFDPYLDTELSEASFETFAREGFSERTENALENVVGRVLSNMIVPDMGLIDEQQDRGIYLRRLRGDKLLIEYHITDVHERFVPMARTDNLVQRAVDQVLSPERNRQFRRAILSAASALVRPNTTYNESKTVEKRDAAREAVSDVVIREEFRKGQIVVEKGHIITERHYRIIDKMLEEDTYINRTQIIAGITLLVLLLVVTFYVFGRKNVRHFRPTTKDIVFMATSLVLMLSLTWLLSLLFHAVAEQSDWGPASTWYFLVPVAAGGMLIRLVLNNEHAIVFTIVFAALVGLVTGSSLYMMTYTLVGALVGIGAVQQVKHRMALMWSGLAVGAVNVAAVVAFILLDGELFQIETLRTAFFAFASGVTSGFFVLAVLPLFETVFGYTTDIKLLELANLNHPLLRELIIRAPGSYHHSMMVGSLSEAAAESVGANPLLCRVGSYYHDIGKAKNPQYFAENQKVGENPHDKLKPNMSALIIKAHVKDGLEMARQHRLPREIQDFIAQHHGTSLIAFFYHKAKQMEDPDIPEVDEKDYRYPGPKPQSRETAICMLADGIEAASRALPNPSPARLKGLVQKMINKAFTDGQLDECDLTLKDLNSIAKAFTRILTGIYHHRPEYPEQAPRRPARPEPQEPAAEDTQRTPPARGRRGSGAQKAAPAPEPPKAETSLADVSSDVWEITKEKVESMQKETDAGRSGDSGKGERAPKGAESASNDSDEGRESLPRLGTN
- a CDS encoding PhoH family protein, with translation MEEIVRETIEFEESDVARFIYGRRDANLRILEEELEVEIGARGNEATISGSPPDVKMARRVLREIYELGKKGFPISETDVGRAVQVLTNSPQASLVDIFTDTVFVSSNNKVIAPKGLNQKRYVDAIRRNDIVFGVGPAGTGKTYLAMAMALNAYFDKEIKRIILVRPAVEAGEKLGFLPGDLAEKVNPYLRPLYDAIHDMVDQDRAERMIEHGAVEVAPLAFMRGRTLNDAFIILDEAQNSTSEQMKMFLTRIGFGSQAVITGDITQIDLPSRKMSGLVQAERILANIDGIDFCYFTEVDVVRHPLVQKIITAYDRDQR